In Chitinophagales bacterium, the sequence ATACTACAGTTTATCATGAACTACCAAGAGCATAAAAGTATGCATTATTTTAGGGAGTATAAATTGGGCTATATTTATGAAAGCAATTTGTACGATATAAAAAAATCTTCTGTATTGCAGTTTGCTATAGAACTTTTAAGTAAGTGCTTGCACGACCACCAAGATGATGAACAACTATATGAAATGGTTAAAAAGCAATTAATAGCATTAGATAAAAACCCGTTTAATTCAAATTTTCATATAGAATTTGTAGTAGAACTAATGAAATTTTTGGGAGTTTATCCCAGTTGTAATTACTCAAAAAATGAAGCGTATTTCAACATGAAAGATGGTAGCTTTGAAAGCTACGAAAATAAAAATTATACCCT encodes:
- the recO gene encoding DNA repair protein RecO, which codes for MLVHEEGIILNALKFKESSLIVKVFTPKYGVLTFLEKGVRSAKAKGKAGWFQPGIILQFIMNYQEHKSMHYFREYKLGYIYESNLYDIKKSSVLQFAIELLSKCLHDHQDDEQLYEMVKKQLIALDKNPFNSNFHIEFVVELMKFLGVYPSCNYSKNEAYFNMKDGSFESYENKNYTLNKEDSLLLSQVLSNKTALKNGKERAKVLEILLQYLQFHIENFKGVKSLDVLKVILG